One stretch of Cellulomonas wangsupingiae DNA includes these proteins:
- a CDS encoding helix-turn-helix domain-containing protein has protein sequence MDEPDSLDAVERAHLVDPRDTSHRIGRWGPAADLAPLVRRYWVPTWSVPAGQAAEQQVLQYPVCLVVVADSYARFYGVQPGLSRTTLRGDGWAVGVMLQPAAGALLTGGSVAPWTGRHAPLADALSATAPSHDVDALVSGVREDMAPAPTDPGRQRAATDRVGAFLRRYLPVDEEGLLVNAVVAAVEEDPDVRRVSQLCERFATTERTLQRLTRRRLGLSPKWLVQRRRLHEAAERLREHRTPLADLAADLGYADESHLSRDFRRVTGMTPGAFAARFSPADARDGARG, from the coding sequence TTGGACGAACCCGACAGCCTCGACGCCGTCGAGCGGGCGCACCTGGTGGACCCGCGGGACACCTCGCACCGGATCGGCCGCTGGGGTCCGGCGGCCGACCTGGCACCGCTGGTGCGCCGGTACTGGGTGCCGACGTGGTCCGTCCCGGCCGGGCAGGCGGCGGAGCAGCAGGTGCTGCAGTACCCCGTGTGCCTGGTCGTCGTCGCCGACTCGTACGCGAGGTTCTACGGCGTCCAGCCGGGCCTGTCGAGGACCACGCTGCGCGGCGACGGGTGGGCGGTGGGCGTCATGCTCCAGCCGGCGGCCGGTGCGCTGCTCACGGGCGGCTCGGTCGCGCCGTGGACGGGCCGGCACGCCCCGCTCGCCGACGCGCTGAGCGCCACCGCACCGTCGCACGACGTGGACGCGCTGGTCAGCGGCGTCCGCGAGGACATGGCACCCGCGCCGACCGACCCCGGCCGGCAGCGCGCCGCGACGGACCGCGTCGGCGCCTTCCTGCGCCGGTACCTGCCGGTCGACGAGGAAGGGCTGCTCGTCAACGCCGTCGTCGCGGCCGTCGAGGAGGACCCGGACGTGCGCCGGGTCTCGCAGCTGTGCGAGCGGTTCGCGACGACCGAGCGGACCCTGCAGCGGCTGACCCGGCGGCGGCTGGGACTGTCGCCCAAGTGGCTGGTGCAGCGCCGCCGGCTCCACGAGGCGGCCGAGCGGCTGCGCGAGCACCGCACGCCCCTGGCCGACCTGGCCGCGGACCTCGGGTACGCCGACGAGTCGCACCTGTCGCGCGACTTCCGCCGGGTGACGGGGATGACGCCGGGGGCGTTCGCGGCCAGGTTCTCCCCCGCTGACGCACGCGACGGCGCCCGCGGCTGA
- a CDS encoding prealbumin-like fold domain-containing protein: MDDGSRRLRRIGAALASAALALGLLVPIAVVGSTPAEANAPAAAPLAVPPATGDNAVITVRVGADRQGATGVSGLAGVTLQLYDGTTAPTTPVAGAWATCVSDADGDCSFVVPDTETGLFGCRVGAGANCDRRFWVVQTGVPEGFTQNSTLRTGNGDGSGSQLTPYQFRTGSTLRAGNTYTSQSNFMIGTGSTNRSASGGVWQQSRTNPAPLQQCGLSVALILDLSGSVTSQQLVSLKAAADTFTNSLVGTPSEMALFSFSTGSPAAGATQNYPGLTSVSTQAGADEFTSRYASWTATGGTNWDRGIAAAAEAAASYDVAVVITDGDPTFYSQPAEGPGNFTRFREMENGIFSANALKAQDTRVLAVGVGAGVSDPATAQNLAAISGPTAYDGTNTGTADYFQVADYTVVGQALRQLALGDCTGSLSVVKQLVDASGDLATATPAGAGWTFGASTTTPGVTLPTTSATTDATSAVNFPITYAGGTATGTIEVQEEAQEGAVLFPVAGANAVCTDLVTGQGVTVTNVGAAGFTVDVPNTDAVSCTVYNQVAAPATVTVDKEWVIDGAAPVPNGNQPSGFTSELTLTGPGADGATSQAWGVTRPGYVAGESVTVDEQVVLQVPDIDPDLCVVSPPQVVEIDGAAVDPTPVPTGGYGLTLVEGANTLTIRNTVDCESRLTLAKYVEEGTADPTAWDLAALPAPDAPAGQLPGPAGTSGSAGATDVPITPGVPYQLAESGGPATYLQVDQRSDLQEFPASTGSWSCIRVDTEGNQISGFADGLNGGVTAPIAARVLCTATNQTAQLTLVKEVVNQAGGTAVPSDFTLRATPGTTPEVEGLTEIETPGAAEADAQTFEIRPGHPYTVSETGPAGYEQTDLECLVNGTAVNGTEITAGRGESVVCTFTNADDPASLTLRKAVDAGSTGATQTPADWTLTATLQGTGEQDPVSGNGADGVTDVEVLAGTYALSESTVAGFDAGAWECVDAGGDDVAVDDGAVALANGASVTCTVTNTAQQPTLTLVKELTNDQGGTSGTDDWTLTADGPTAGVSGVTGEEAVTGAPVAIGSYALSESGPAGYTAGEWTCADDAGTVTVTDDAVEIGLGQDVTCTITNDDQPAALTLRKVVDAGTTGATQTPADWTLTATPQDIEGQDAVSGDGADGVTAVEVFAGTYALSESTVAGFTAGTWGCVDADGGTVAVDGDAVTIGSGTDVTCTITNTAQPSTLTLVKQVLNDEGGTAVATDWTLTAAGPTTGLTGVTGDAAITGATVAIGTYTLTESGPAGYAAGDWECATDDAAVPVTDGAVAIALGQDVTCTITNDDQPAALTLRKVVEAGTTGATQTPADWTLTATPQDIEGQAPVSGDGADGVTGVGVFAGTYALSESTIPGFTAGTWGCVDAAGGTVAVEAGAVTLTTGADVTCTITNTAQGATLTLVKQVTADDGGTAVPGDWTLTATGPTTGLTGVTGDPTITDAPVAIGSYALTESGPAGYTAGDWTCATDDTTVPVADGAVTVALGQAVTCTVVNDDQPGTLTLVKQVTNDAGGTAEPTDWTLSADGPTAGVTGETGTDAVTGVEVAAGDYTLSEADGPDGYTASDWTCEGGTLSGTTVTIANGATVTCTITNDDQPAALTLRKVVDTGATGAPETPASWTVRAAPEDIPGQEIVAGNGADGVTDVAVFAGTYALSESFVAGYEAGEWTCVDASGADVPLDSGSLTLANGADVTCTITNTAVPTTLTLVKQVTNDDGGTADARDWVLTATGPTTSHSGASGDDAITSTEVEYGSHALSESGGPSGYTTNDWACENDEGELPVESGAVLLELGQDVTCTVLNDDQPATLTLVKEVVNDHGGDAAATDWTLTADGPTTGVTGETGSDTVTGVDVSAGDYTLSEADGPTDYTPSAWSCEGGTLDGDAVTVANGEAVTCTVTNTFDAPRLTLVKDVLNEQGGTATPEEWTLRAEGPETVSGATRGPTITDVPVTPGAYALSEVDGPEGYTQVGWECEDAAGPVAVDGDVLELAAGDDVTCTVTNTDAQATAPWTAVKSSDPPSGTQVQPGQVVTYTVTLSPVDPGGEIPEFVVTDDLTDVVDDATLIEDSIATTTGGVAVAQGGVELVWSGGPVAGTQTLTYQVRVNDDVNGQVLRNVVTAPGAEPCVDDADVTFEVAALADEVLADEVLADEECRTTTHPTPTRTTPADGPGSAGPWDGDWLSSTGGPGAGLALVALWLVAGGAALVGSSRRRESGARTTSRGTT; this comes from the coding sequence ATGGACGACGGCTCGCGACGCCTGCGTCGGATCGGGGCAGCACTGGCTTCGGCAGCGCTCGCGCTGGGTCTGCTGGTACCGATCGCCGTGGTGGGCAGCACGCCCGCCGAGGCGAACGCCCCCGCGGCCGCGCCGCTGGCCGTCCCACCGGCGACCGGCGACAACGCTGTCATCACCGTCCGGGTCGGCGCCGACCGCCAGGGCGCGACCGGCGTCTCCGGCCTGGCCGGGGTGACCCTGCAGCTCTACGACGGCACGACCGCCCCCACGACGCCCGTCGCCGGCGCCTGGGCGACGTGCGTGTCCGACGCGGACGGCGACTGCAGCTTCGTCGTCCCCGACACCGAGACCGGGCTCTTCGGCTGCCGGGTCGGGGCCGGCGCCAACTGCGACCGGCGCTTCTGGGTCGTGCAGACCGGCGTGCCGGAGGGGTTCACGCAGAACTCCACCCTGCGCACGGGCAACGGCGACGGCAGCGGGTCGCAGCTGACGCCGTACCAGTTCCGGACCGGCTCGACCCTGCGCGCGGGCAACACGTACACCTCGCAGTCGAACTTCATGATCGGGACGGGCAGCACGAACCGCTCGGCGTCGGGCGGCGTGTGGCAGCAGTCGCGGACGAACCCGGCACCCCTGCAGCAGTGCGGGCTGAGCGTCGCGCTGATCCTGGACCTGTCGGGCTCGGTGACGTCGCAGCAGCTCGTCAGCCTCAAGGCCGCGGCCGACACGTTCACGAACTCGCTCGTGGGCACGCCGTCCGAGATGGCCCTGTTCTCGTTCTCCACGGGGAGCCCCGCGGCCGGCGCGACCCAGAACTACCCCGGCCTGACCTCGGTGTCGACGCAGGCGGGCGCGGACGAGTTCACGTCCCGCTACGCCTCGTGGACCGCCACCGGCGGGACCAACTGGGACCGCGGGATCGCCGCGGCCGCCGAGGCCGCGGCGTCGTACGACGTCGCGGTGGTCATCACGGACGGCGACCCGACCTTCTACTCCCAGCCTGCGGAGGGTCCGGGCAACTTCACCCGCTTCCGCGAGATGGAGAACGGCATCTTCTCGGCCAACGCCCTGAAGGCGCAGGACACCCGCGTCCTCGCCGTGGGCGTCGGGGCCGGGGTCAGCGACCCCGCCACCGCCCAGAACCTCGCCGCCATCTCGGGCCCCACCGCGTACGACGGCACCAACACCGGGACCGCGGACTACTTCCAGGTCGCCGACTACACCGTCGTGGGCCAGGCCCTGCGCCAGCTCGCGCTCGGCGACTGCACCGGGTCCCTGTCGGTCGTCAAGCAGCTCGTCGACGCGTCCGGCGACCTCGCGACCGCCACGCCCGCGGGCGCCGGGTGGACCTTCGGCGCCTCGACGACCACGCCCGGGGTGACGCTGCCGACCACGAGCGCGACGACCGACGCCACCAGCGCCGTGAACTTCCCGATCACCTACGCGGGCGGGACCGCCACCGGGACGATCGAGGTCCAGGAGGAGGCCCAGGAGGGCGCTGTCCTGTTCCCCGTCGCCGGGGCGAACGCCGTCTGCACCGACCTCGTGACGGGGCAGGGCGTGACGGTCACCAACGTCGGGGCGGCGGGCTTCACCGTCGACGTCCCGAACACGGACGCCGTGAGCTGCACGGTCTACAACCAGGTGGCGGCACCTGCCACCGTCACCGTCGACAAGGAGTGGGTGATCGACGGCGCCGCACCGGTGCCGAACGGCAACCAGCCGTCCGGCTTCACCTCCGAGCTGACGCTCACGGGTCCGGGCGCCGACGGCGCCACCAGCCAGGCGTGGGGCGTGACGCGCCCCGGGTACGTCGCGGGCGAGAGCGTCACGGTCGACGAGCAGGTGGTGCTGCAGGTCCCGGACATCGACCCCGACCTCTGCGTGGTCTCCCCACCGCAGGTCGTCGAGATCGACGGCGCAGCCGTGGACCCGACGCCCGTCCCCACGGGCGGCTACGGCCTGACCCTGGTCGAGGGTGCCAACACGCTGACCATCCGCAACACCGTCGACTGCGAGTCCCGCCTGACGCTCGCCAAGTACGTCGAGGAGGGCACGGCCGACCCCACGGCGTGGGACCTGGCGGCCCTCCCGGCGCCGGACGCGCCCGCCGGGCAGCTGCCCGGGCCGGCCGGGACCAGCGGGAGCGCGGGCGCGACCGACGTGCCCATCACCCCGGGCGTCCCCTACCAGCTCGCGGAGTCCGGCGGCCCGGCGACGTACCTGCAGGTGGACCAGCGCTCCGACCTGCAGGAGTTCCCCGCGTCGACGGGGTCGTGGTCCTGCATCCGGGTCGACACCGAGGGCAACCAGATCTCCGGCTTCGCCGACGGCCTGAACGGGGGCGTGACCGCGCCGATCGCCGCGCGCGTCCTGTGCACGGCGACCAACCAGACGGCGCAGCTGACGCTGGTGAAGGAGGTCGTCAACCAGGCCGGCGGCACGGCCGTGCCGTCCGACTTCACGCTGCGCGCCACCCCGGGCACGACGCCCGAGGTGGAGGGGCTCACCGAGATCGAGACCCCCGGCGCCGCCGAGGCCGACGCCCAGACGTTCGAGATCCGGCCCGGCCACCCGTACACGGTCAGCGAGACCGGGCCCGCCGGGTACGAGCAGACCGACCTCGAGTGCCTCGTGAACGGGACCGCCGTCAACGGCACCGAGATCACGGCCGGACGCGGCGAGAGCGTGGTGTGCACGTTCACCAACGCCGACGACCCCGCGTCGCTCACGTTGCGCAAGGCCGTCGACGCCGGGTCCACCGGTGCGACGCAGACGCCCGCCGACTGGACGCTGACCGCCACGCTGCAGGGCACCGGCGAGCAGGACCCGGTCTCCGGGAACGGGGCCGACGGCGTCACCGACGTCGAGGTCCTCGCCGGCACGTACGCGCTGTCCGAGTCCACCGTCGCGGGCTTCGACGCGGGCGCGTGGGAGTGCGTCGACGCGGGTGGTGACGACGTCGCGGTCGATGACGGCGCGGTGGCCCTCGCGAACGGCGCGAGCGTCACGTGCACCGTCACGAACACCGCCCAGCAGCCCACGCTGACGCTCGTCAAGGAGCTGACCAACGACCAGGGCGGGACGTCCGGCACGGACGACTGGACCCTGACCGCGGACGGGCCGACCGCCGGTGTGAGCGGGGTGACCGGCGAGGAGGCCGTCACCGGCGCCCCCGTGGCGATCGGGAGCTACGCGCTGTCGGAGTCGGGCCCCGCCGGGTACACGGCCGGTGAGTGGACCTGTGCGGACGACGCCGGGACCGTGACCGTCACGGACGACGCGGTCGAGATCGGGCTCGGTCAGGACGTGACCTGCACGATCACCAACGACGACCAGCCCGCGGCCCTGACGCTGCGCAAGGTCGTCGACGCCGGGACCACCGGGGCGACCCAGACCCCGGCCGACTGGACCCTGACGGCCACACCGCAGGACATCGAGGGCCAGGACGCCGTGTCCGGTGACGGAGCCGACGGGGTCACCGCCGTCGAGGTCTTCGCCGGCACGTACGCGCTGTCGGAGTCGACCGTCGCCGGCTTCACCGCCGGGACGTGGGGCTGCGTCGACGCCGACGGCGGCACGGTCGCCGTCGACGGCGACGCCGTGACCATCGGCAGCGGGACCGACGTCACCTGCACGATCACCAACACGGCACAGCCCTCGACGCTGACCCTGGTCAAGCAGGTCCTCAACGACGAGGGCGGCACGGCCGTCGCCACCGACTGGACCCTGACGGCCGCCGGGCCGACGACCGGGCTGACCGGCGTCACCGGGGACGCCGCGATCACCGGGGCCACGGTCGCGATCGGCACGTACACCCTGACCGAGTCCGGGCCCGCGGGGTACGCCGCGGGCGACTGGGAGTGCGCGACCGACGACGCGGCGGTGCCGGTCACCGACGGTGCGGTCGCGATCGCGCTCGGCCAGGACGTGACCTGCACCATCACGAACGACGACCAGCCGGCGGCACTCACGCTGCGCAAGGTCGTCGAGGCGGGCACCACCGGGGCGACGCAGACGCCGGCCGACTGGACGCTCACCGCCACGCCGCAGGACATCGAGGGCCAGGCGCCGGTCTCCGGTGACGGCGCCGACGGTGTCACCGGTGTCGGGGTCTTCGCCGGCACGTACGCGCTGTCGGAGTCGACGATCCCCGGCTTCACCGCCGGGACGTGGGGCTGCGTCGACGCCGCCGGCGGCACGGTCGCCGTCGAGGCCGGTGCGGTCACCCTGACCACCGGGGCCGACGTCACCTGCACCATCACGAACACGGCGCAGGGCGCCACGCTGACGCTCGTCAAGCAGGTCACCGCCGACGACGGCGGCACTGCCGTCCCCGGCGACTGGACGCTGACCGCGACCGGACCGACCACGGGGCTCACCGGGGTCACCGGTGACCCGACGATCACGGACGCGCCCGTCGCGATCGGCAGCTACGCCCTGACGGAGTCCGGCCCCGCCGGGTACACCGCGGGCGACTGGACCTGCGCGACGGACGACACCACCGTGCCAGTCGCGGACGGTGCCGTGACCGTCGCCCTGGGGCAGGCCGTCACGTGCACCGTCGTCAACGACGACCAGCCCGGCACGCTCACGCTGGTCAAGCAGGTCACCAACGACGCCGGCGGCACCGCGGAGCCCACGGACTGGACCCTGTCCGCCGACGGCCCGACCGCCGGGGTCACCGGCGAGACCGGCACCGACGCGGTCACCGGGGTCGAGGTGGCCGCCGGTGACTACACCCTGTCCGAGGCCGACGGCCCTGACGGGTACACCGCGTCCGACTGGACGTGCGAGGGCGGCACGCTGAGCGGCACCACGGTCACGATCGCCAACGGCGCCACCGTGACCTGCACCATCACGAACGACGACCAGCCGGCAGCCCTGACGCTGCGCAAGGTCGTCGACACCGGCGCCACCGGCGCGCCGGAGACGCCCGCCAGCTGGACGGTGCGCGCGGCACCCGAGGACATCCCGGGCCAGGAGATCGTCGCGGGCAACGGGGCGGACGGGGTGACGGACGTCGCCGTCTTCGCCGGGACGTACGCACTGTCCGAGTCGTTCGTCGCCGGGTACGAGGCCGGGGAATGGACCTGCGTCGACGCGAGCGGTGCCGACGTCCCGCTGGACTCGGGCTCGCTGACCCTCGCCAACGGCGCGGACGTGACCTGCACGATCACCAACACCGCCGTGCCGACCACCCTGACCCTCGTCAAGCAGGTCACGAACGACGACGGGGGCACCGCGGACGCCCGCGACTGGGTGCTCACCGCGACCGGCCCGACGACGTCCCACAGCGGGGCGAGCGGGGACGACGCCATCACCTCGACGGAGGTCGAGTACGGCAGCCACGCGCTGTCGGAGTCCGGCGGCCCCTCGGGGTACACCACGAACGACTGGGCCTGCGAGAACGACGAGGGCGAGCTGCCCGTCGAGTCCGGCGCCGTGCTCCTCGAGCTCGGGCAGGACGTCACCTGCACGGTCCTCAACGACGACCAGCCGGCGACGCTCACGCTCGTCAAGGAGGTCGTCAACGACCACGGCGGCGACGCGGCCGCCACCGACTGGACCCTGACCGCCGACGGCCCCACCACCGGGGTCACCGGGGAGACGGGCAGCGACACCGTCACGGGCGTCGACGTCAGCGCGGGTGACTACACCCTCTCCGAGGCCGACGGACCGACGGACTACACCCCGTCGGCATGGTCCTGCGAGGGCGGCACGCTCGACGGCGACGCCGTCACCGTGGCCAACGGCGAGGCCGTGACCTGCACCGTCACCAACACGTTCGACGCACCGCGCCTCACGTTGGTCAAGGACGTGCTCAACGAGCAGGGCGGCACGGCCACGCCCGAGGAGTGGACGCTGCGGGCCGAGGGCCCGGAGACGGTCAGCGGCGCGACGCGCGGCCCGACGATCACGGACGTGCCGGTGACGCCCGGGGCGTACGCGCTGTCCGAGGTCGACGGGCCCGAGGGCTACACGCAGGTGGGCTGGGAGTGCGAGGACGCGGCCGGGCCCGTCGCGGTCGACGGCGACGTGCTGGAGCTCGCCGCCGGTGACGACGTGACCTGCACGGTCACCAACACCGACGCGCAGGCGACCGCCCCGTGGACCGCGGTCAAGAGCAGCGACCCGCCGTCCGGCACGCAGGTGCAGCCCGGTCAGGTCGTCACCTACACGGTGACGCTGAGCCCGGTCGACCCCGGGGGCGAGATCCCCGAGTTCGTCGTCACCGACGACCTGACGGACGTGGTCGACGACGCCACGCTGATCGAGGACAGCATCGCGACGACCACGGGCGGGGTCGCCGTGGCCCAGGGCGGCGTCGAGCTCGTCTGGAGCGGCGGCCCGGTGGCCGGCACGCAGACGCTGACCTACCAGGTGCGGGTGAACGACGACGTGAACGGCCAGGTGCTGCGCAACGTCGTGACGGCACCCGGTGCCGAACCGTGCGTCGACGACGCGGACGTGACGTTCGAGGTCGCGGCGCTCGCCGACGAGGTGCTCGCCGACGAGGTGCTCGCCGACGAGGAGTGCCGGACCACGACGCACCCGACGCCCACGCGCACCACGCCGGCCGACGGACCGGGCAGCGCAGGGCCGTGGGACGGCGACTGGTTGTCGAGCACCGGCGGACCTGGCGCAGGGCTCGCGCTCGTCGCGCTGTGGCTGGTGGCGGGCGGTGCGGCACTGGTCGGGAGCTCACGGCGTCGTGAGTCCGGGGCACGGACGACGAGTCGCGGCACGACATGA